A window of Castanea sativa cultivar Marrone di Chiusa Pesio chromosome 8, ASM4071231v1 genomic DNA:
TACCCATTACTACCAATTCCATGATAAGGTTCTaatcttttaattctttgattCTAACAAATGAGAAATCATACTTGGAATTCTTTGGTTGCCTCTTTAGTTGTATGTGTTCTAAACTCCAAGGGAAAAACACATCTCCTAGTCTTTTTAGTGATTAATCTCTTTCtatgaaaaccctaatttatctcttcctctaccctATATTTAACGCATCAGAAATGTGGACTTAGTGGGGTAGTGGGTTGCAATTACTTACAAAAGTACTTATGAcccatcaattatatatatatatatatatatatcaaataaagaTATGCGGGGTATTACAAGAGAAGAGAGGGTTGTGGCATCAATCAATGGCGTTGGTCAGTGGGTGGGCAACGGTGTGAGATGGGTTGTGCAAGATGGGTGGAGATGAGAGGGTTTTGGCCTTGTGAGTGAGAGAGCTAAGAGATGGAGAAGAACTGAGAAAGTTAAGAGAGGGGGAGAAGCTGATAAAGAGTTGGGAGTGAGAGATGAGaagtgtaaaatgttttaccgaTTTttgaagtgtaaaatattttacaatttttgcctttagtttttcctttgactgaaaatattttacatttgactaattattttaaTGCAAAACAAACATGgcaaaatgtgaaaatattttcctgaaaatattttacatcaaaacaaacaaggcaaaaatgcacttttggtccctacattttgagtcaattcccattttggtctcaaaattgatttctttgctaatgtcatccctaaaacaagaaaatcgtttttaaaatggtcctttcCATCAGGCTAGAAACGGAGAAATCCTACGTGGCTAACAAGATGCCCTGTTTGCTGACAGGGCGCTGACgtggctattaaaatattattaaaaaaagattatttggcatatttaaatgccatgtcagcattttaattttttttttaaataaagccacgtcagaaaatttatataaaaaagaaattaaatttaaaaaaaaaaaaccttaaatctaatttaattaaaaaaacttgtttctcaaaaaaaaaaaaaaaaactaggtgttcttcgtgttcttccccatcaaacccaggaagaactcaaacccagcaaccaaacaacaaacacaaaccaacACCTATCATCCCACAGCAAAGGAGCTATTTCATTTCAGGCTTATTCTTATCTCTCCTGTctcacttcttttctttgctctctcttctctccctctgttctctgttctcgccgagacccaaacccaccaacccagcACCCAACGTCACAgaggcttcttcttctctccttcttttctctattctcgccgagacccaaacccaccaacccagcACCCAACGTCGCGGAGGCTTGTTCTTCTCACCCTCTTTCTCTgttctttgttctctcttcgTAGGTCTGCGTGGATCGAAGGAGTCGTGAGCGTGGATCGAATGGTGGATCAAAGCGTGGGTCTGATTGTTCATGGGTCGGAGCGTGGATCGTAGGAGTCGTGGTCCGATTTGGTTGAtttggtttgtgggtttttttttctttttttcttgctgTGGATGGTGGTGATTTCTTGAGAAGTGGTGGAGGAGGAAGTGGTGATTTcttgttgtggttaattttttttttttttttctgctacTATGGTTTGGGGTTGTGGCTGGTGGGCGACGGTGGAAGTGGTGGTCAGATTTGTGGGTTTGGCCGTGTGGTGTGctgttggtttgggtttttgtttctgttgTGGTGTGCTGTTGTGGTTCTGCCGATCTGGGTAtgtgtttgttgtttggttgctgagttTGTTTTCTGGGAATGTGGCTTTGAGTTCTTCCTAGGTTTGATggggaagaacacaaagaacactgAACaccaagtttttaaaaaaaaaaattttttttttgagaaacaagtttttttttaattaaattagatttaaggttttttttaaaatttaatttcttttttatataaattttctgacgtggctttattttaaaaaaattaaaatgctgacatggcatttaaatatgtcaaataatcttttttaataatattttaatagccacGTCAGCGCCACGTCAGCAAACAGAACATTCCGTTAACCACGTAGGATTTCTCCATTTCTAGCCTGATGAAaatgaccattttaaaaacgattttctttttttagggatgagattagcaaagaaatcaattttgggaccaaaatgggaattgacccaaaatgtagagacccaaagtgcattttcgccaacaaacaaagcataaaatattaataatagacttttagttggagtagaagTCAAAacgtggcttttttttttaaagaaagaaaacgtGGGTTGTTATTTGTGATtaaagtttagaattttttataatagacttttagtttgattagaatttaaatttgttgaagtttaaatgataaattttacctaaattaaataattgttgaatattatcccttaatttgaggaaatatatataacctaacaaataatataaaattaatttactaattaatgaGAGTAGTCACTTGGCGCAATCATGGCTTCTaagctcaacttttattatatagtatatggttttttattaacaaaacaggtttcttttaaaaaaaaattgtaataattgtAGGCAAATTAACAAGAAGTAGAGTTTTACAATGTGTAACGAGGCTTTGCAAGGCCACAACGGCAGGAATGGGGCAAGAAAATTTTCTCGGTCACATGGGATGGGGAATGGCAAAGATGGGACAAAACAAAACCATACAGGGCGGGAGTGAAGACCACATCTTTTGGACCCATCCCACTCTATTGTCATCCCTATGTATGAATCAAATTGACAGGTAAGAACtagtatttttacaataaaataaaagagaaatgatatgtccacaatattttcacaacatttttacaacaaatcttaagtgacaggttgttactggttgtttttattggggcaaaaaagtaatcttagtattaggtttaaatttgaaccaataacaactaaccacctatgaattgttgtaaaaatatcgtAGACGTAGCatctctaaataaaataaagaagaaaagccAACCACTTCATTGccataaataaaacaaaagaaaagggcCTCCTTACATTCCATTTTTTAACACGTTGCTGAATCAATAGATAAATCCTCTTTTTGGTTTTCCTTTTCAATTTAACCCTAATATGGGAAGAAAATATTACCACGTGGGACAATTCCATAGCGCTCGTCTATGCTCATTTGATTGTACTCCAGTTAGTAGTATATATATGTTGAACAATGGCATGAGTTGTCAACAGATAACCAAAACCGTGAGTTAGAGAAAGTAATAAtagttgtgacttgtgagaaaTTAAGTTCCAAGAGATCATGGCGATTGCTAACATGAAAAGCTTGGCCTTGGCAATGCTTATGGTTATGGCTTCCATTATCCTAATCTCTGGGAACCATAAGGTCTCAGCTCAATGCCAAGGTTCTATTCCAAACCTTATTTCCAAATGCTCGACGTTTGTTCAGCAAACCGGACCGGAAAATCCACCATCGGCGGATTGTTGTGCGGTGGTGATGGGTCTTGACATTCCATGTGTTTGTAATCTTGTCACTCAAGCAGTTGAAAATATGATCAGCATGGACAAAGCTGTTTATGTTGGACGAACATGTGGATTATCAATCCAGTCCGGACAAAAATGTGGAAGTAAGTCAGTTAACTCAGTTAAATTTAATGTTTAAATGgtcttttaatttattaatcttTAAAGTACGGGGTTCAACCTTAATTCCGTGAGTATTGAGATTTATTGGAGTAGATAGCCCAattcttttaaagaaaaactaaaaataataataattacaagaGTTATTATGACATCATATTATTATACTTGTTTAGTTTTGCCTAGTTTCTTATTGATGACACCCACTCATATTTTGATATGGTTCTTAATTTCAGGCTATACAGTTCCATAATTTCACAAGAATTTGAAGTCAAGGGAAGATAGTTGTTGCATGTCttcttcaataataatttatgatattgaagctaagagccttgtagcttaTCTTATTGGCATTTCCTAGCTAATGTTTCTAATAAAGCTATTCAGGATTGAAATCATTTTTCTCTTGACTATGGAtgtttcaataataataaaacgaTAAGCTTATTATAGGGCATAATTTCCAATGTATTGTTATGTGTAGtgcttctcttttgtttttgacgtgaaatattatcaataactacaaaaataacatctaaaaatttatgttcttaaggggaaaaaaaacaaaaacaaaacaaaaacgtGTGAAGTATTGGTCAAAAACTAGTTGAAACTTATATTTGAATTTCTTAAAAGAAACCAATATGCtaatggattaaaaaaaaactgagttcATTAATTCACTTATTAAATGAGCATTTAATCtatatttaaaatgtaaaataataaagttttataaaaatatttcaacaCCATAAAACCTCtattttttcagttttaattttttttttttttagtttgatagcTACAGCAGTGAATGAGGATTTAAACCAAGTATATATATCTTAACCAAAGCATGAGTTCTCAAccacaaattaaataatttgaaattgtGAGTGAGAGAAAGTAATAGTTGTGAGAGAGTTCAAGAGATGGCAATTGCTAACATTAGATGCTTGGTCTTGGCAATGCTTATGGCTACCATTATCCTAATCTCTGGGAACCATCAAGTCTCAGCCCAATGCCAAGCTTCTATTCCAAGCCTTGCTTCACAATGCTTGAGCTCTGTCAAAAGATTTGGACCGAAAATTCCACCTTCCGCCGAATGTTGTGCGGTGGTGAAAGGTGTTGACATTCCTTGTGTTTGTAAGCTTGTCACCAGAATAGTTGAATTTATCATTAGCATGGAGAAGGTTGTCTATGTTGGACGATCATGTGGATTAACAATCCAGCCCGGAACCATATGTGGGAGTAAGTCAGTTAACTCAGTTTAAAGGTTTATGCCTCACTTTCTTCCTCATGTAACTATGGTATCAATGGTCTTATAATCTAATTAATCCTCAAAAAATTGAAGTATGGGGTTCAGCTTTCCATTAGTATGAGGTTTGTAGGGAATGAAGGTTAGCCCACTTTTTTGCCGTTAAGGTACTgacaaaaatgactaaaatggaTGACATTCTTTTAAATAGAAACTAaatgtagtaaaaataaaatatagagaccaaaaaggaaattaaagCAAAATATAAGGACGAAAAGTGCATCTTTGCCTACGTAATATTATACTTGTTTATAGTTTGTCTAATTTCTTATTGCTAACACGCACTAATATTTTGATATGGTTCTTTCAGGCTATACAGTTCCTCCATCATGAATTTGAAGTCAAGGAAATAGTTGTTTCTTGTCATCTTcaactataaattttgatattgtAACAATAAGTCTATTATATGTAGGGCATAATTAATTTTCCAATGTATCGTGTATGTGTAGTGCTTCTCT
This region includes:
- the LOC142606180 gene encoding uncharacterized protein LOC142606180; the protein is MAIANMKSLALAMLMVMASIILISGNHKVSAQCQGSIPNLISKCSTFVQQTGPENPPSADCCAVVMGLDIPCVCNLVTQAVENMISMDKAVYVGRTCGLSIQSGQKCGSYTVP
- the LOC142606181 gene encoding uncharacterized protein LOC142606181 produces the protein MAIANIRCLVLAMLMATIILISGNHQVSAQCQASIPSLASQCLSSVKRFGPKIPPSAECCAVVKGVDIPCVCKLVTRIVEFIISMEKVVYVGRSCGLTIQPGTICGSYTVPPS